GAGCGAAGCCCCCTTCATCGCCAACGGCCGTATTGAGCTTCTTCCCCTTGAGCACCTTCTTGAGCTGGTGGAATGTCTCGACCCCCGCCCGCAGCGCGGCGCTGAATGAATCGAACCCCAGCGGCATGACCATGAACTCTTGCACATCGACGGCGTTATCGGCATGGGCGCCGCCATTAATAATGTTCATCATCGGGGCGGGCAAGAGCCGGGCGCCGGGACCGCCGAGATACTTGTAAAGCGGCAGGCCGCAATGCTCGGCCGCGGCATGGGCGACCGCCAGCGAGATGCCGAGGATGGCATTCGCGCCAAGATTCTTCTTGTTCTCCGTGCCGTCCAACTCGATCATGCGCCGGTCGATCGCCGCCTGATCGAGTGCGTCCATCCCATTCAACTCGCGGGCGAGCACTTCGTTCACGTTGGCGACCGCCTTGGTCACGCCTTTGCCGACAAACGCCTTCGCGTCGCCGTCGCGCAGCTCCCAGGCCTCGTGGATGCCCGTGCTCGCGCCGCTAGGAACCGCGGCGCGGCCGAACGAGCCGTCAACTAGGGTAACGTCAACCTCGACAGTTGGATTGCCGCGGCTATCAAGAATCTGCCGGCCATGGATATCGACAATGGAGGACATTCGGGGGATGGGGGCTAGGGACTGGGGAGTGATAAACGAGCCGGCGGCGTCAGCCTCCGGATGAGCGCGACCAGCAAGTCATCGCGGCCGCTCCGCCATCTCACCGATTATTGTGCCCGATTTGGAGCGAGTTGGCTAGGCGGGCATCCGGTCCGAACATTCTTCAAACGAGGGACCTTCCCCTTTCGGATGCTCAGGCGATTCGGCGTCATGCCGCGACCACCGGCCGCCTGACGGGGTGCGCGACGAGGATCCGCTCGGTGCACACCTATTCAAGACATCAAAGAATGCGACCGCGTGAGCCAGCATTTTGCCAAGACCGCTGCTACAATTTCGACTCCAAATTCGTCCAAGCGACGCGACGCGCGAAACAACGAGTCGCGCCTCGTTATTCATTGCGCCGCCGGAGCCGATCTTGTAGGACGATTGCGCTCATGCTCAAATAATATCACTTCTTCAGCGGGGGCCAGGGCAAGTTTCGCGCGGCGACCTCGAATCTTCGATTTGGTGTCAGGGAATGCGGAATCGGAAGGAGGAAAGCATGCGGCACTTTTGGCTGTCGTTCTTGGCGTCGGCGATCGTTCTCTGCGGCTTTTTGAGTAGTCCATTCGCTCCGCGTCCGGTGGCCGCCGAGGATACCGCGGCGCATGGGGAAATCATCGGCACGGTGCTCGATAGCGCGGGCAAGCCAGTGCAGGGAGCGACTGTTCGGATTTGGACGGCGGGCGCCCGGGTGGGCGTGAATCCGTATTGCCCGAGTTGTTACCTCGATTGCAGCAAAACGGCCGAGAGCGATTCGGCCGGAGCGTTCACGATCAAATCGCTCGATCCGACGCTGGTGTTCCAAGTGCTCTTCGTAAAGAAGGGCTTTGAACCAAAATTCGCGTCCGTCGATCCGCTGAATCACAAGCCGATGGAAGTAAACCTCAAAGCTCGGCCGTCATTGCCCAGCAATCCGCGGCAAATTGTTTCCGGCCAGGTCGTCGATTCGCGCGGCAAGCCGGTCACCGCGGCACTGGTTGAGCCGTTCGGTTGCAAGGACGATCGCGGGCGCCATTGGGGCGGTCTCGAGGGGACCGACCCGCTGGCCGTCACGGACGAAGTGGGCCGGTTCGAGCTTGTGTCCGCGCATTCAGCCGAGGCCTTCGATTTGGAAGTGACAGCTCGCTCGCTGGCCAAGAAAAACTTCGTGCTTGTGCCGACAGCGAAAGCGGATAACCGTTTGGTGCTCACCGAGGGAGCCACGGTGCGCGGGCGCGTGGCGGATCACGGCCGCCCAGTCGCATCCGTGAGAGTGGGCGTGATCCAAGCCGACCGGCAAATCGAAACTTCCGTCGGCCCTCTCGAAATCGGTACCGACGCGCACGGCGAGTTTCTGTTTGCCAACGTGCCGCCGGACCGGGATTTCAATATCTACGGAATCATGGATAGCCTTCGCGACTGCGGCGGAATTTCCGACCGGCGAATCCATGTGGGCGCCGACGGCAGCGATATGAATGTCGGTGATTTGGCCGTTGAACCGGCATACCGCATCACGGGGCGCCTGGTGCTGTCCGACGGCAAGCCATTGCCGCCGCATACGCGGATTCTCATTGGCCGCGAAAATGCGTGGGACTCGCAAATCATCGAGGTCGATTCCAGCGGCTCCTTCACCGCTCGTGGGATTCCGCCCGAATTGGTCAACCTCCACACACAGATAGACAGTTATCGGCTGTCGAACAAAAATCGCAGCTTAGAGCCATACAGTGCCCGGCGGCTGACAGGGTTAGTCCAGAAAGATATCGACGGCGTGTTGGTGCTGTTGGAGCCGGGGAGCAATCAGAGGATCGATCCTGAATCGCAAACTAACGTCGATTGGAACAAACTGAAGTCGGCGCAACTACGAATCGAGAGCGAGCCGCTTATGGGTGTGGTTGCGGTCGCCGGTGGATATCAAACTGCCGGCGGTCCGATATTCGAGCGGCCGCCCTATCCACGCAGACCGCTTCCGAAAATCGAACTGCCCCCGCCGCTGCCAAAACCAGTTTCCGCCGACGCGAATGTGCCGAAGCGGGCGATCGTCGGTTGGGTTGTGGATCGGGCGGGCAAGACGGTCGCCGGCGCTGATGTTTGGTATCCGGTCCGCCGGAATGTTGCGCCCGGCGAATTCACGGTCCACGCGAAGGCAGGCGCTGATGGGCGATTCAAGCTCGAGTTTCCAATCGAATGGTTGCCGAAAGATGCGACTGGACTAGACGTTTCTCCGAGGGTCGTGGCGTACGCTCCTGGCTACGCCATTGGAACCGGAGACGCAGCGCCGCAGGCCATTCCAGACGCGACCGGTCCAAAGGATGATCACTCCACACGGTTGGAGATTCAGCTCGGGCAGCCAGTTGATGCCGAATTCACCGTGCTGACGCCGGATGGCGCGCCGTTGGCCGCGGCCCGCGTCGGGCTGCCGGAGGATATGTTGCCGGAATTGGCCGCCAATATCTGCGGGACGACCGATGAGCAGGGGCGAGCGCGGATTTCCGCGGTCGGCCCCGACAAATCCTTTCAAGTCATGATCCAAGCGGCAGGTTACGGCTCGCAGCTTTTCATTTTGCACGCAGGGCGCGCGAGCAGCAGCACGCTCCAGTTGGCCCCTGTGGGACGGATCGAAGGACAAGTTGTCGCCGCACAGCCCGAGCTGTTTCGCGGAATGTCCGTCTCGATTTCCACTCGCCGAAGGACGACCGCGGTCGAGCGAAAGAAAAACGTGACGAACAGCTTGGAGGGTTGGGGCCAGGCAGAATTGCATGTCGATGCCGATGGCCGATTCGTGGTACCGGCGATCGCCGCCGGTCAGGTCATGCTCCGCGCGCAGATTGCCGACGAACGACTACCGGTCCGCCCGCGCGTCATCGAGGACAATCAAGTGGAGGTCGTGCCCGGTGATACGACGCGGATCGAAATCCCGATGGAAATGCTTGTCAAAGTGCATGGCTTGATTCGTGTCAAAAAGACCGGCAAACCGGTCGCCGGCGCGGCGATTGTCGTAGGCAGCAATCATTCGCTTTCGGACAAAGTCTGGAGCGATGCCAATGGGCGGTACAGCGCGACGGCTCTGCCAGGCGACGTGGACATGCAAGTCATCGACGTTCCGAGGAAAGAAGTCCGGCAATCGAAGGATTCACAAGAAGCGCACTACGAAATTCCCGAGGATGCCGCAGAGTTTGAATTGCCTGTGGTTGAAGTCGAGAAATGCAAAGATGTCGCCGGTCTGTTGCTCGACAAAGATGGCAAACCGGCGCCCCTATCGTTCGTCCAGGCTTTTGCCGGCGAGAAAACGTATTTTGTAATACCCGGGAAGCAAGGTAAATTCGAGTTTCGCGATGTGCCGGAAGAAACGGTTTTCGATCGATTCCGAGTCGAAAGCAGCGGTCCCAATGCTCGGGACGCGCATTTCACGATCCAGAGCAAAGATCCGCTCGTGTTGCGGTTGAAGTGACCGCGATTATTTGAGCACCAGGGCAGTCAGGCCGAATTCGTAAGAGGCCGAAGACGGAATCCCGCGGTAAATGCTCGGAAAAGTAAAGGAGACGGGAGTCATTGTTACGACTCCCGTCCCCGTTTAATTCCTCCGTCCCCTTTAATTCCTCCAAGCTGGCTGTTTTTGGCCGGAAAGATGGCCTCCGCCGCATCCTCGTCATTTCGATCGGTCCATTACACTGAATTGTCAGCCGCTGTGGCCGCCGTCTAGCGAGAACGGCAATTAAAGGTTGGACACGTGCGAAGAACGGGCGCCTTGGTTACCGGCAATCTCGCGGCGCTCATGAATTCAGCCGACCCTCAGACAAACGGGAGTTGACAACCATGAAGATTATCAGACTGCGGATTTTCGGCGCGCTTGTTGGCCTGGGTGTGCTGTGCGTGTTTGTGCCAAACGCTCGGTCGGATGACGCCACGGATTGGGCAAACCAACAAGCCCAGGCTCAGAAGGAACGCTAGGAATGGCAGAACCAACAAGCCCAGGCCGAGAAGGAGCGCGAGGACTGGCAGAATCAGCAAGCCCAGGCTCAGCGTGACCGCGAACAGGCTGAGCGGGATCAGCAAGAGCGCGAAAACTGGGCAAACCAACAAGCCCAGAACGCGAAGGAGCGCGAAGACTGGCTTAACCAACAGGCCCAAGCTGAGCGAGAAGCCGAACAGGCGCAGAAGGAGCGCGATCTCAATGACTATATAAACAAAATGTTGCAGGACAGCCAGGACATGCAGAAGTGGGCTGAGGATCAAGCAAAAGCTCGGCAAGAGGAAATAAACCGGGGGGAATGGGGACCGCCCGCACCAGCACAGCCGGCGGCCGTCCCGCCGAACCAGCCAGAACCGGGGGCGGCGCCGGCGATGCGCGCGCCGCCTGCGCCTCAGCCGACGGCCAGACAACCCAACACGCACACCGTCACTATCTATCACGGCAATCAAGTCACGCGAACGACCTTCGTGATGCAGGACGACGGTTCGTGGCAAGCCACCGAGCGCCTCGGGACCGACGCCGTCACACCGGCAGCGCCGGTGGCTGGACCTCTCTTCGATCCAGCCGCGTTTCGGCAGATGGTGCTCCAAAATCAGGAGCGGGTGCGCCAGCAGATTCTGCAAACGCGACAGCAGATGATGCAAAGAATCGGAAGATAACGGGCCTGCGACGGTCGCACAGTTAAAGAAACCGGCCAGCCCGCAGTAGCGCGATATCTCGTTTCCCGACTGGCCGACATTACGATTGACGGCAGCCCAACGACCCAAGCTCAGCGACCCGGCCCGCAGGGCGAATTAAAGCAGGGGACGAGAGTCGTTGATATGACTCCCGTCGCCTTTATTCCTCCGCCTGGTGTCGATTCCGCAAGGCGCTTCGTACAATAGGCTTCGCGGTATCAACACCCGATCGGGCAATATCGGATGTATGTTCATGCGCCTCGATCGACCTTTTAGAACGCCTCAATTATCAAGCCTGGTGCAGATCGCCGCCATCTGGCTGCTGGCGATGTTCGGTCGTGCTCGGGCAGCCGACCGACCTTTCGACGTGATCGTCTCCGCCGAATCGACGTCCGTCATGAGCGGCGAGAGGCGAATCGGCGAAGTGAAGAAAGGAACTCGACTCACTGCCAGTCAAATCAACGGCGATTGGTATCTCGTCGCGGTTCCCGGCGCCAATCCACCGCAGGAAGGGTGGATTAGAAAGAGCGACGTCGAAAGGGCGTCGGCGAACATCGCCGCCCCGGCCCGTAGCGAAGATCAGCAAGCGCGGCTGAAGCAACGAGACCTATTGTGGACGTACTCCCAAAACCTCCACCAGGCTGGCAAGCTGGATGAGGCAATCGCCGCGGCGAAGGAGATGCTGGACATTGAACTCGCGGTCGTCGGCAGTGAAACTCCGGATGCGATCAGTTCAATGAGTTATCTCGCCGATCTACGTTGCGAAAAGGAGGATTTTTCGGCAGCGCGGAAGTTGCGCGAAGCGGCGCTCGCCAATTGCACCAAACTGCTGGGAAAGGATCATTGGCGAACGATCGAGGCCCGTTTGGCGTTGGAAAAAACGTCGATGCTTCAGCAGCTTGGCGTTGACGACCGCCACAAACTTAGCGAGGCGTACCGATTGAGCGTCGAAGCCCGCCAGCTTTCCGCTTCGGGAAAGTTTTCCTTGGCAATCTCCTCCGCGGACCGTTCGGCCGACATGTACCGCGGCGTCCTCGGTTCCAAACATCCCGACTATGCCACGACGCTGGCCGATCTGGCCTCACTCAACTTCAAGGCGGCCAACTACGCCAAGGCCGTGTCGCTGTTCCGGCAGGCACTGGATATCGACAAGGAGGTGCGGGGCGAATGGCATCCATACTACGCCACGGAATTAGACAATCTTGCGCTCGTGTACGACGAATTGGGTCACTACGCCGTGGCCCAACCGCTCTATGAGCAGGCGTTGGCGATCCGCAAGCAAACACTTGGCGAACACGACCCCGACTACGCCGCGGGCCTTGCAAATCTGGGCGGGTTTTATTGCAATATCGCAGAATTCGGAAAGGCCGAACGTCTCTGCCAGGAATCCTTGGCGATCCGTAAGGAGTCACTCGGGGAAGAACACCCCGACTACGCCGCCAGCCTGGTCGGTTTGTCTCGGGTACACCGGCAGACCGCCGACTACACCGTCGCCCTCGCGGAGTTGCGCCAAGCGCTGGCGATTGACGGAAAGGCTCTCGGCGAAACGAGCGCCGACTACGCCAGCCTTTTGTACGATATGGCAATGCTGCGCCAAGAGATGGGCGACTATTCCCAGGCTGAACGATTCTGCCGGCAAGCTTTGGAAACCCGCAAGAAGTTGTTCGGCGAAAACCATCCCGACTACGCCAGAAGCTTGAATAGTCTGGCGCTTCTGTACGAGGCGATGGGTGACTACTCCAAGGCCGAGCCGCTTTTCCAGCAGGCTTCAAAGATCGATAAGGACGCGATCGGCGAATCGAGCCCGGCCTACGCCACCGACCTCAATAATCTCGGCAACCTGTATTACAAGCTGGGCCAGTACACGAAGGCTTTGGCGTTGTATCGGCAATCCGTGGAGATTCGTGCACAAGTGCTCGGCAAAAAGGATCTCAATTATGCGGCCAGTCTAGGTAACGTAGCCCTTCTGTTTCAGCGGAACGGTGACTTTGCCAATGCCGAGATGTTCTTTCGCGAGGTGCTGACGATCCAGCAGCAACTGCTCGGTGAGGATAATCTGGCGTGCGTGACAACCCTGGGCAACCTAGGCCTCCTCTATGAAACATTGGGCGACTACGGACGCGCCGAACCGTTTCTCAAGAAAGCTTTGCAAATCGACAAGGACGTGCTCGGCGATAAAAGTCTCGATTACGCCATTCAATTGAGCAACCTGGCCGGACATTACAGTGACACGGGCGACCGCTTGAATGCCGAGCGCTTATCGCTCCAGGCATTCGAAATCGTCCGCGCTCAACTCGATCTCACGGCGGGCGTGCAATCGGAACGCCAGCAATTGCGCATGGCTGACACACTTCGTGCTTTTCTCGACGGCTATCTTTCGAATTCCGAACGCGCCGTCGCTTCCAGCGAACGCGCCTATGCCGAGCTGCTCGCGTGGAAGGGGACTGTTTCCGCGCGGCAACAAGCCATGCGCGGGATGCGACAAGCACTTCGCAAAGGGCTTCCGTCAGACGTG
The window above is part of the Pirellulales bacterium genome. Proteins encoded here:
- a CDS encoding CHAT domain-containing tetratricopeptide repeat protein; the encoded protein is MQIAAIWLLAMFGRARAADRPFDVIVSAESTSVMSGERRIGEVKKGTRLTASQINGDWYLVAVPGANPPQEGWIRKSDVERASANIAAPARSEDQQARLKQRDLLWTYSQNLHQAGKLDEAIAAAKEMLDIELAVVGSETPDAISSMSYLADLRCEKEDFSAARKLREAALANCTKLLGKDHWRTIEARLALEKTSMLQQLGVDDRHKLSEAYRLSVEARQLSASGKFSLAISSADRSADMYRGVLGSKHPDYATTLADLASLNFKAANYAKAVSLFRQALDIDKEVRGEWHPYYATELDNLALVYDELGHYAVAQPLYEQALAIRKQTLGEHDPDYAAGLANLGGFYCNIAEFGKAERLCQESLAIRKESLGEEHPDYAASLVGLSRVHRQTADYTVALAELRQALAIDGKALGETSADYASLLYDMAMLRQEMGDYSQAERFCRQALETRKKLFGENHPDYARSLNSLALLYEAMGDYSKAEPLFQQASKIDKDAIGESSPAYATDLNNLGNLYYKLGQYTKALALYRQSVEIRAQVLGKKDLNYAASLGNVALLFQRNGDFANAEMFFREVLTIQQQLLGEDNLACVTTLGNLGLLYETLGDYGRAEPFLKKALQIDKDVLGDKSLDYAIQLSNLAGHYSDTGDRLNAERLSLQAFEIVRAQLDLTAGVQSERQQLRMADTLRAFLDGYLSNSERAVASSERAYAELLAWKGTVSARQQAMRGMRQALRKGLPSDVAELFDKLNAASRDLANQSRIVPRSGTEAEYLQKQAELSDSIERLQRELAAKSDEFRKHRQQEHRTPDEIRRALPSDAALVDFLEYDHVAPSEEKGKGPSFERRLVAFVVRPDKPVERIELGPAATIADFIEQWRRNYGSASAAANADPGQELRQRVWEELAPSLAGIKTILISPDGATARFPWAALPGKMQGTYLIEERAIAVVPVPRLLPELITDNKSGQIDVASLLLVGGVDFGADPGRIVDVAFDRGAARGDQPQYWPPLPGTVAEVAAVKAAFAQRFGGVAPLELTGAAATKTAVRDEMGKYRYLHFSTHGFFAAPKVKSATALDPRLDSTAVGGLLTRQDVSGYHPDLLSGLVLAGANRQVAEGKEDGILTALEVSGLDLSQVELATLSACETGLGESAGGEGLLGLQRAFQLAGAKTTVSSLWQVPDKATQSLMQRFYYNLWNPDRKISKLEALREAQIWLLNNAARHPELIRGLELEAIPGGDVHAGRLSPRYWAAFELSGDWR